A genomic region of Conger conger chromosome 6, fConCon1.1, whole genome shotgun sequence contains the following coding sequences:
- the LOC133130816 gene encoding synemin-like: MFQFRRTFENEKHQLQELNTRLGQYLSRVKQLEQENAFLAKEINIVRQERTVEWGNQHKAELRELRRTVNQLAFEKSKAEMEREKMWRELQVVQDMYNKETGLCRNFEVEVKGCEKQLHQTIRTNQDLEERLFQLEHEYKSLEDAQQQEIVHVRKQVYSMAMPVPARQNYRATTALTTEEIEQYAQTLSDSWTENFEMYQRKIEELEESIRADEAKFEDLQREKMQYATELKKLQSEAEKQNQLHANLEEQIMNIQDSCHMELEQYQAMMQDLEDERQALAVAIAEKLRDHQELMQVKMGLSLEVAAYRSLLEEESKDVLVWTDQHSRGTSRRIDVKAPAMKRSTVNWQDMKRHPTTSTAYNIRYMEPTSSPRTFSTSGQLKSNITSSATKTVTSRRDHRSPLARRDMLSFASASRHRVASSSPASARPGAEERAVGIQKKTTVHEMVRSKEASQNSARELARDRQAGAAHGSGVASSPKSPGVKPNIEDAVGKSVRVVSPPMMSLVSDTVKEDDNRKVQSVKVIKVEETELKAETTPSKVAASHSRGDAGSSQNLTGGTWRHDGNEPEGGVESPSGIKWDLDEADTGEEMFPEEQKVLHSISMEDIIETVVKPVGLDTKLIASPDSKVTYHVEKMEDEDGTTKTKIILQSKVEEELDMSDESALEELLGHGGKTVSLEDIKGTPTGDMIQNLLSLGLQGGGASLENKSINVEIIEEPVEDQSDEETDENPAAKPFQSSKFFQIEELENESSQLTEGRTEATKASVAAGGYRKVELATFPEGTGGSPYFTQVQEAEYFVSTPDEHASEPEEEGDFSSYGHYGAEDHWLDERYYQKEEKPKTRRGDSSPNGGEFPERIIKEEVRVSPSVQETMLGILKQDTMDTKQQLRGTLEQLHGTVSGPLQEDLDLFMRGDGEGPESLNVRKVQQVSDNGKVTIVAELNVSQTLGDSGPLGEEADMSEEQIMAALRSGDQDLQHAFSTRGGYTVRVSDDNKDGGGYAEESVTEVSRTEKHIKLGPSEKSFTFQMDASDGN, from the exons ATGTTTCAGTTTAGAAGAACCTTTGAAAACGAAAAGCATCAGCTGCAGGAGCTGAATACGAGACTAGGTCAGTACCTGTCCAGAGTGAAGCAGTTGGAGCAAGAAAATGCTTTCCTTGCAAAGGAGATCAACATCGTTCGGCAGGAGAGGACGGTGGAGTGGGGAAATCAGCACAAGGCGGAATTGCGCGAGCTCAGGAGAACGGTGAACCAGTTGGCCTTTGAGAAGTCCAAAGCGGAGATGGAACGGGAGAAGATGTGGCGCGAACTCCAGGTGGTACAAGACATGTATAATAAGGAAACAGGGCTGTGCAGAAACTTCGAGGTGGAAGTGAAAGGTTGCGAGAAGCAGCTGCACCAAACCATAAGGACGAACCAAGACTTGGAGGAGCGGCTGTTCCAGCTCGAGCACGAATACAAGAGCCTGGAAGATGCCCAACAGCAAGAAATTGTCCATGTCAGAAAACAGGTCTATTCCATGGCAATGCCCGTCCCTGCCCGTCAGAATTATCGGGCAACAACAGCACTCACTACGGAGGAAATCGAGCAATACGCGCAAACCCTGTCCGACAGTTGGACGGAGAATTTCGAGATGTACCAGAGGAAGATTGAAGAGCTGGAAGAGTCCATCAGAGCAGACGAAGCGAAGTTCGAGGATCTCCAACGGGAAAAGATGCAGTACGCCACCGAGCTCAAAAAACTTCAATCGGAAGCTGAGAAGCAAAATCAGTTGCATGCAAACCTCGAAGAGCAAATTATGAACATCCAAGATAGTTGCCACATGGAGCTTGAGCAGTACCAG GCAATGATGCAGGACCTGGAGGACGAGCGGCAGGCTCTGGCCGTCGCCATTGCTGAGAAACTGCGAGACCACCAGGAGCTGATGCAGGTGAAGATGGGCCTCAGTCTGGAAGTAGCAGCCTACAG GTCATTACTGGAAGAAGAGAGTAAAGATGTGTTGGTCTGGACAGATCAGCATTCAAGAGGAACATCCAGGAGAATAG ATGTTAAGGCACCAGCTATGAAACGGTCAACAGTGAACTGGCAAGATATGAAAAGGCATCCTACAACCAGCACGGCTTATAACATCCGGTACATGGAGCCGACGTCTAGCCCCAGAACTTTTTCCACATCCGGCCAGCTTAAATCCAACATCACAAGCAGTGCCACGAAGACAGTCACCTCCCGAAGAGATCACCGAAGTCCTCTGGCTAGAAGGGACATGCTTTCCTTTGCCAGTGCGTCACGACACCGGGTTGCCTCTAGTTCTCCAGCATCTGCACGTCCAGGAGCTGAGGAACGGGCCGTTGGCATCCAAAAGAAAACGACAGTGCACGAGATGGTGAGAAGCAAGGAAGCCTCCCAGAATTCAGCCAGAGAATTGGCGCGAGATCGGCAAGCTGGTGCTGCGCATGGATCCGGGGTCGCTTCCTCGCCAAAGTCCCCGGGAGTGAAACCGAACATAGAGGACGCCGTCGGGAAGTCCGTAAGGGTTGTGTCACCCCCGATGATGAGCCTGGTCAGTGATACGGTGAAAGAGGATGACAACAGGAAAGTCCAGAGTGTGAAAGTTATCAAGGTGGAGGAGACAGAACTCAAGGCAGAAACCACCCCAAGCAAAGTTGCAGCAAGTCACAGCAGAGGAGATGCAGGGAGCTCTCAAAACCTCACTGGGGGAACATGGCGCCATGATGGGAACGAGCCAGAAGGTGGTGTTGAGTCACCATCAGGAATTAAGTGGGATTTGGATGAGGCGGACACAGGGGAGGAGATGTTCCCAGAGGAGCAGAAGGTGTTACACTCAATCTCCATGGAAGATATCATTGAGACGGTTGTGAAGCCTGTGGGCCTGGACACTAAGCTAATAGCATCCCCAGACTCCAAAGTCACCTACCATGTGGAGAAGATGGAGGACGAGGATGGAACCACAAAGACCAAGATCATACTACAGTCCAAGGTGGAGGAGGAACTAGACATGTCTGATGAATCTGCACTGGAGGAGCTCCTTGGCCATGGGGGGAAGACGGTCTCCCTTGAGGACATCAAGGGAACCCCAACAGGCGATATGATTCAGAACCTGCTGAGTCTGGGGCTCCAGGGTGGGGGTGCCTCCCTGGAAAACAAGTCAATCAATGTGGAGATCATTGAGGAACCAGTTGAGGACCAAAGTGATGAAGAGACTGATGAGAATCCAGCAGCCAAACCTTTCCAGTCTTCCAAGTTCTTCCAGATAGAAGAACTGGAAAACGAGTCTTCCCAGCTCACAGAGGGCAGGACCGAGGCAACAAAGGCCTCCGTAGCCGCTGGAGGCTACCGTAAGGTTGAACTGGCCACATTTCCAGAAGGTACTGGTGGCTCTCCATACTTCACCCAGGTTCAAGAAGCAGAGTACTTTGTCTCCACCCCTGATGAGCATGCATCAGAGCCTGAGGAAGAAGGTGACTTCTCATCCTATGGACATTATGGGGCAGAGGATCACTGGTTAGATGAGAGGTACTACCAAAAGGAAGAGAAGCCCAAAACCAGAAGGGGCGATTCCTCACCCAATGGGGGTGAATTCCCAGAGCGCATCATTAAGGAGGAGGTTCGGGTCTCACCTTCAGTGCAGGAGACGATGCTGGGAATCCTGAAGCAGGACACGATGGACACAAAGCAGCAGTTGAGGGGGACCCTGGAGCAGCTGCACGGGACAGTCTCTGGGCCCCTGCAGGAGGACTTGGATCTCTTCATGAGGGGTGACGGAGAAGGCCCCGAAAGCCTGAATGTCAGGAAAGTACAGCAGGTTTCAGATAATGGGAAAGTAACCATCGTGGCAGAGCTCAATGTCTCCCAGACGCTGGGAGATTCTGGACCCCTGGGAGAGGAAGCGGACATGTCAGAGGAGCAGATCATGGCGGCACTGCGCTCTGGCGACCAGGACCTTCAGCACGCATTCAGTACCAGAGGGGGATACACAGTCAGAGTCTCGGACGACAACAAAGACGGAGGCGGCTACGCCGAGGAGTCGGTCACCGAGGTCAGCAGAACAGAGAAGCACATCAAGCTAGGGCCCTCTGAGAAGTCGTTCACTTTCCAGATGGATGCAAGCGACGGGAATTAG